The following proteins are encoded in a genomic region of Desulfuribacillus stibiiarsenatis:
- a CDS encoding succinate dehydrogenase cytochrome b558 subunit, with protein sequence MERGNHFLLRKVHSLLGVIPLGIFLMEHFYVNSLALKGPETYDAMVNGFMGLMTLPYFIFVELFVIIFPLLLHGIYGMYIVYHAQYNVDRYGYGRNWAFVLQRVSGVIMFVFLIWHVWHLRLSHVVYGTPINFESMAAIVANPFSLGFFILGIIATAYHFANGLWGFLITWGITVGPRSQQLVAKATIVLFFVLSFVGVRAILAFV encoded by the coding sequence ATGGAACGCGGTAATCATTTTTTATTACGAAAAGTACATTCTTTATTAGGCGTAATTCCATTGGGAATATTCTTAATGGAACATTTTTATGTAAATTCACTAGCACTTAAAGGTCCTGAAACTTATGATGCGATGGTTAATGGATTCATGGGGCTAATGACTTTACCATACTTTATCTTTGTTGAACTATTTGTCATTATTTTCCCACTATTACTTCACGGAATCTATGGTATGTACATAGTCTACCACGCGCAATACAACGTGGACCGCTATGGCTATGGACGTAACTGGGCTTTCGTTTTACAAAGAGTTTCTGGTGTTATCATGTTTGTATTCTTAATCTGGCACGTATGGCATTTAAGACTATCTCATGTAGTATACGGTACGCCTATTAACTTTGAATCTATGGCAGCTATCGTTGCCAATCCGTTCTCACTAGGCTTTTTCATTCTAGGAATTATCGCAACTGCTTATCACTTTGCTAATGGTTTATGGGGTTTCCTAATCACTTGGGGAATTACTGTAGGACCAAGATCGCAACAGCTAGTAGCAAAAGCTACAATTGTTCTGTTCTTCGTACTTTCTTTTGTTGGAGTACGCGCGATCTTAGCTTTCGTATAG